From Glycine soja cultivar W05 chromosome 4, ASM419377v2, whole genome shotgun sequence, the proteins below share one genomic window:
- the LOC114410310 gene encoding phosphomevalonate kinase, peroxisomal-like isoform X3: MGEVVSSAPGKVLMTGGYLILERPNAGLVLSTNARFYAIVKPIHHEIKPDSWAWTDVRLTSPQLSREALYKLALKNLTIQTVSPSDTRNPFVEYAVQYSVAAAYATFDHNKKELLHKLLLHGLDITILGGNDFYSYRNEIERRGLPLTPESLATLPPFSSITFNTDDADGGNCKPEVAKTGLGSSAAMTTAVVAALLHYLDVVKLSSSKDHRERKDVADLDMVHKIAQTAHCIAQGKVGSGFDVSSAVYGSQRYVRFSPEVISSTKVADIAVPLSDGITEIIKGNWDHDTTEFSLPPLMSLLLGEPGTGGSSTPSMVGAVKKWQKSDPQKSLDTWTRLSEANSALEMQLNLLSKLAKEQWNAYKSVIDSCSMLRPDKWIEQASEPNKEAVIKALLGAKEAMLGIRYHMRLMGEAAGVPIEPEPQTQLLDATMNLEGVLLAGVPGAGGFDAVFAVTLGDSSSNVTKVWSSLNVLALLVKEDPCGVCLEKADPRTNGITSAVSSIHIE; the protein is encoded by the exons ATGGGCGA GGTTGTTAGTTCAGCTCCCGGGAAAGTGTTAATGACCGGTGGTTACCTGATTTTGGAGCGACCCAATGCAGGACTTGTCCTCAGCACAAACGCTCGTTTTTACGCCATCGTCAAACCAATTCATCACGAAATCAAACCTGATTCCTGG GCATGGACAGATGTCAGATTAACCTCTCCTCAACTCTCCAGAGAAGCCCTCTACAAACTCGCTCTCAAAAATCTCACCATCCAAACCGTTTCCCCAAG TGATACGAGAAATCCTTTTGTGGAATATGCGGTGCAGTATTCCGTGGCTGCTGCTTACGCAACGTTTGACCATAATAAAAAGGAGCTGTTGCACAAACTACTTTTACATG GTCTTGACATTACAATTTTGGGTGGCAATGATTTTTATTCGTATAGGAATGAG ATTGAGAGACGTGGACTCCCTTTGACTCCGGAATCATTGGCCACCCTTCCTCCCTTTTCCTCCATTACTTTCAATACCGATGATGCCGATGGAGGGAATTGCAAGCCTGAAGTGGCTAAAACTGGTTTGGGCTCTTCTGCAGCGATGACAACGGCTGTAGTTGCTGCTCTACTTCATTACCTGGATGTTGTAAAGCTTTCCTCTTCGAAAGATCATCGGGAAAGGAAGGATGTTGCAGATCTTGATATGGTGCATAAAATAGCTCAAACTGCACACTGTATTGCACAGGGGAAAGTTGGCAGTGGGTTTGATGTCAGCTCAGCTGTGTATGGCAGTCAGCGCTATGTGCGGTTTTCACCGGAAGTGATTTCTTCCACTAAG GTTGCAGATATAGCAGTGCCTTTATCAGATGGTATCACTGAAATTATAAAAGGAAATTGGGACCATGACACGACTGAGTTCTCTCTACCACCTTTGATGTCTCTT ttactAGGAGAACCTGGAACTGGTGGATCATCCACGCCATCGATGGTTGGTGCTGTTAAAAAATGGCAAAAGTCTGACCCTCAGAAATCCCTGGACACATGGACAAGATTGTCAGAGGCAAATTCAGCATTGGAAATGCAACTAAACTTGTTAAGCAAATTAGCAAAGGAACAATGGAATGCATATAAATCTGTGATTGACAGCTGCAGCATGCTCAGACCAGACAAG TGGATAGAACAAGCTTCTGAACCTAACAAGGAAGCAGTTATTAAAGCACTGCTTGGAGCAAAAGAAGCCATGCTGGGGATTAGATATCATATGCGCCTAATGGGCGAGGCTGCAGGTGTTCCA ATTGAACCAGAACCACAAACACAACTTTTAGATGCTACAATGAACTTGGAAGGAGTATTGTTGGCTGGAGTTCCAGGGGCAGGAGGATTTGATGCAGTCTTTGCTGTTACTTTGGGAGATTCGAGCAGCAATGTGACAAAAGTATGGAGTTCACTCAATGTCCTTGCCTTGTTGGTTAAAGAAGATCCTTGTGGCGTTTGTTTAGAAAAGGCTGATCCACGAACCAATGGAATCACATCAGCTGTGTCTTCAATTCATATTGAATAA
- the LOC114410310 gene encoding phosphomevalonate kinase, peroxisomal-like isoform X1, with translation MQDLSSAQTLVFTPSSNQFITKSNLIPGHGCLLLLLLFLHLHLLLTHSLLLIFLQAWTDVRLTSPQLSREALYKLALKNLTIQTVSPSDTRNPFVEYAVQYSVAAAYATFDHNKKELLHKLLLHGLDITILGGNDFYSYRNEIERRGLPLTPESLATLPPFSSITFNTDDADGGNCKPEVAKTGLGSSAAMTTAVVAALLHYLDVVKLSSSKDHRERKDVADLDMVHKIAQTAHCIAQGKVGSGFDVSSAVYGSQRYVRFSPEVISSTKVADIAVPLSDGITEIIKGNWDHDTTEFSLPPLMSLLLGEPGTGGSSTPSMVGAVKKWQKSDPQKSLDTWTRLSEANSALEMQLNLLSKLAKEQWNAYKSVIDSCSMLRPDKWIEQASEPNKEAVIKALLGAKEAMLGIRYHMRLMGEAAGVPIEPEPQTQLLDATMNLEGVLLAGVPGAGGFDAVFAVTLGDSSSNVTKVWSSLNVLALLVKEDPCGVCLEKADPRTNGITSAVSSIHIE, from the exons ATGCAGGACTTGTCCTCAGCACAAACGCTCGTTTTTACGCCATCGTCAAACCAATTCATCACGAAATCAAACCTGATTCCTGGGCATGGGTGCCTATTATTACTATTGCTtttccttcatcttcatcttttaCTCACTCATTCTCTCTTACTCATTTTCCTTCAGGCATGGACAGATGTCAGATTAACCTCTCCTCAACTCTCCAGAGAAGCCCTCTACAAACTCGCTCTCAAAAATCTCACCATCCAAACCGTTTCCCCAAG TGATACGAGAAATCCTTTTGTGGAATATGCGGTGCAGTATTCCGTGGCTGCTGCTTACGCAACGTTTGACCATAATAAAAAGGAGCTGTTGCACAAACTACTTTTACATG GTCTTGACATTACAATTTTGGGTGGCAATGATTTTTATTCGTATAGGAATGAG ATTGAGAGACGTGGACTCCCTTTGACTCCGGAATCATTGGCCACCCTTCCTCCCTTTTCCTCCATTACTTTCAATACCGATGATGCCGATGGAGGGAATTGCAAGCCTGAAGTGGCTAAAACTGGTTTGGGCTCTTCTGCAGCGATGACAACGGCTGTAGTTGCTGCTCTACTTCATTACCTGGATGTTGTAAAGCTTTCCTCTTCGAAAGATCATCGGGAAAGGAAGGATGTTGCAGATCTTGATATGGTGCATAAAATAGCTCAAACTGCACACTGTATTGCACAGGGGAAAGTTGGCAGTGGGTTTGATGTCAGCTCAGCTGTGTATGGCAGTCAGCGCTATGTGCGGTTTTCACCGGAAGTGATTTCTTCCACTAAG GTTGCAGATATAGCAGTGCCTTTATCAGATGGTATCACTGAAATTATAAAAGGAAATTGGGACCATGACACGACTGAGTTCTCTCTACCACCTTTGATGTCTCTT ttactAGGAGAACCTGGAACTGGTGGATCATCCACGCCATCGATGGTTGGTGCTGTTAAAAAATGGCAAAAGTCTGACCCTCAGAAATCCCTGGACACATGGACAAGATTGTCAGAGGCAAATTCAGCATTGGAAATGCAACTAAACTTGTTAAGCAAATTAGCAAAGGAACAATGGAATGCATATAAATCTGTGATTGACAGCTGCAGCATGCTCAGACCAGACAAG TGGATAGAACAAGCTTCTGAACCTAACAAGGAAGCAGTTATTAAAGCACTGCTTGGAGCAAAAGAAGCCATGCTGGGGATTAGATATCATATGCGCCTAATGGGCGAGGCTGCAGGTGTTCCA ATTGAACCAGAACCACAAACACAACTTTTAGATGCTACAATGAACTTGGAAGGAGTATTGTTGGCTGGAGTTCCAGGGGCAGGAGGATTTGATGCAGTCTTTGCTGTTACTTTGGGAGATTCGAGCAGCAATGTGACAAAAGTATGGAGTTCACTCAATGTCCTTGCCTTGTTGGTTAAAGAAGATCCTTGTGGCGTTTGTTTAGAAAAGGCTGATCCACGAACCAATGGAATCACATCAGCTGTGTCTTCAATTCATATTGAATAA
- the LOC114410311 gene encoding mRNA cap guanine-N7 methyltransferase 2-like isoform X3, whose translation MSQSTQQRLYDFAKMALINIFAHPYATVCDLYCGDADADKWVDAQIGHYIGIDAPSSGIEQMREAWEIHRKSYTAEFFELDPCTKNTETHLEEKTNVADVVCCLQHLQLCFETEEKARKLLHNVSSLLKPGGYFLGITPDSSTIWAKYQRNVEAYHNKSSSMKPNIVPNCIRTENYMITFEVEEEKFPLFGKKYQLKFANDVSAETHCLVHFPSFIRLAREAGLEYVEIQNLTEFYDDNRAQLAGLLTHYVPNLLDPRGRLLPRSYDALGLYTTFIFQKPDPEIAPPIATPLLPDVSYNLDEVLLFLFNSITTIPLTCWVNILLKDSVVHHADRRKVLFIKF comes from the exons ATGAGTCAGTCTACACAGCAGCGCCTCTATGATTTCGCCAAAATGGCTCTCATCAACATCTTCGCTCACCCCTACGCCACG GTGTGCGACTTGTACTGTGGGGATGCCGACGCTGATAAATGGGTCGACGCTCAAATTGGCCACTACATTGGAATTG ATGCGCCTTCGTCTGGCATAGAGCAAATGCGAGAAGCTTGGGAGATTCACAGGAAATCCTACACTGCCGAGTTCTTTGAGCTTGATCCTTGCACG AAGAATACAGAAACGCATTTGGAGGAGAAGACTAACGTGGCTGATGTTGTCTGCTGTTTGCAGCATTTGCAG CTGTGTTTTGAGACTGAAGAGAAAGCACGGAAACTGCTGCATAATGTGTCATCTCTGCTGAAACCTGGGGGTTATTTTCTTGGTATTACTCCTGACTCATCTACCATATG GGCCAAGTACCAGAGGAATGTTGAAGCCTATCACAACAAAAGCAGCAGCATGAAGCCAAACATTGTTCCCAACTGCATCCGGACAGAGAATTACATGATTACTTTTGAAGTTGAAGAAGAAAA GTTTCCGTTATTTGGAAAGAAATACCAGCTAAAATTTGCTAATGATGTCTCTGCTGAAACCCATTGCTTGGTTCATTTTCCAAGTTTCATCAG GTTGGCCAGGGAAGCTGGTCTTGAGTACGTGgagattcaaaatttgaccgAGTTTTATGATGACAACAG AGCACAATTAGCAGGCCTGCTAACGCACTATGTTCCAAACCTCTTGGATCCTAGGGGGAGACTTCTTCCTCGTTCATATGATGCACTAG GTCTCTACACcacatttatatttcaaaagcCTGACCCGGAAATTGCACCCCCAATTGCGACTCCATTATTGCCAGATGTTAGTTATAATCTCGACGag gtgcttttgtttctttttaattctaTCACCACGATTCCTCTAACTTGCTGGGTTAACATTCTCTTAAAAGATAGTGTCGTCCACCATGCAGACCGCAGAAaggttttgtttataaaattttaa
- the LOC114410311 gene encoding mRNA cap guanine-N7 methyltransferase 2-like isoform X1 codes for MSQSTQQRLYDFAKMALINIFAHPYATVCDLYCGDADADKWVDAQIGHYIGIDAPSSGIEQMREAWEIHRKSYTAEFFELDPCTKNTETHLEEKTNVADVVCCLQHLQLCFETEEKARKLLHNVSSLLKPGGYFLGITPDSSTIWAKYQRNVEAYHNKSSSMKPNIVPNCIRTENYMITFEVEEEKFPLFGKKYQLKFANDVSAETHCLVHFPSFIRLAREAGLEYVEIQNLTEFYDDNRAQLAGLLTHYVPNLLDPRGRLLPRSYDALGLYTTFIFQKPDPEIAPPIATPLLPDVSYNLDEVTIRPDDEIINGHAVEPAIGLGKISEQKGILGPGPADLRFPEAL; via the exons ATGAGTCAGTCTACACAGCAGCGCCTCTATGATTTCGCCAAAATGGCTCTCATCAACATCTTCGCTCACCCCTACGCCACG GTGTGCGACTTGTACTGTGGGGATGCCGACGCTGATAAATGGGTCGACGCTCAAATTGGCCACTACATTGGAATTG ATGCGCCTTCGTCTGGCATAGAGCAAATGCGAGAAGCTTGGGAGATTCACAGGAAATCCTACACTGCCGAGTTCTTTGAGCTTGATCCTTGCACG AAGAATACAGAAACGCATTTGGAGGAGAAGACTAACGTGGCTGATGTTGTCTGCTGTTTGCAGCATTTGCAG CTGTGTTTTGAGACTGAAGAGAAAGCACGGAAACTGCTGCATAATGTGTCATCTCTGCTGAAACCTGGGGGTTATTTTCTTGGTATTACTCCTGACTCATCTACCATATG GGCCAAGTACCAGAGGAATGTTGAAGCCTATCACAACAAAAGCAGCAGCATGAAGCCAAACATTGTTCCCAACTGCATCCGGACAGAGAATTACATGATTACTTTTGAAGTTGAAGAAGAAAA GTTTCCGTTATTTGGAAAGAAATACCAGCTAAAATTTGCTAATGATGTCTCTGCTGAAACCCATTGCTTGGTTCATTTTCCAAGTTTCATCAG GTTGGCCAGGGAAGCTGGTCTTGAGTACGTGgagattcaaaatttgaccgAGTTTTATGATGACAACAG AGCACAATTAGCAGGCCTGCTAACGCACTATGTTCCAAACCTCTTGGATCCTAGGGGGAGACTTCTTCCTCGTTCATATGATGCACTAG GTCTCTACACcacatttatatttcaaaagcCTGACCCGGAAATTGCACCCCCAATTGCGACTCCATTATTGCCAGATGTTAGTTATAATCTCGACGag GTAACCATTCGGCCAGATGATGAAATAATAAATGGGCATGCAGTAGAACCTGCTATTGGGCTGGGCAAGATAAGCGAACAAAAAGGGATATTGGGCCCAGGCCCTGCAGATTTACGTTTTCCAGAAGCACTTTGA
- the LOC114410309 gene encoding uncharacterized protein LOC114410309, whose protein sequence is MVAESWFRSLWKAPRKHDANSEKVVIEVLAFEIASLMSKLVNLWQSLSDKQIVRFREEITNSVGIKKLVSDDDNFIERLICLEILENMAHVAESVARLAKKCSDPILKGFGNAFYEFITTGSDPYGWEFTGKKMEKKIKRMEKFISTNASLYQEMEVLADLEQTFTRVKANGESDGVTLMEYQKKVAWKRQEVKHLQDISLWNRTYDYTILLLARSLFTTFCKINHVFGLTEMVDVGRTTNSSVLNSDFVYRSQSVSTILQSSFHPSHNNVARFSSGPLNAITARSGPIGRTTNKTSISHSGPLGDSSTKSGPILGKQTTNANFYSGPLGRKFNQSVPVTGRNKKSKIWRFYGHSVAISGKETTTRPSRLTQVGPFKGCMAWDSSIFTDCQSSASGVHYGTQNPKDVNSNPLVPGKVVNHTESVFKPLRKLLNPPSETLGAAALALHYANVIIVIEKLAASSHLIGLDARDDLYNMLPRRVRASLKAKLKPYTKTMAALSSSIYDPSLAEEWNEAMSSILEWLAPLAHNMIRWQSERSYEQQSFVSRTNVLLVQTLYFANQEKTEEVITELLVGLNYVWKYGRELNAKALAECGSFRVDNEYPNLNG, encoded by the coding sequence ATGGTTGCAGAATCATGGTTTCGCAGTCTGTGGAAAGCTCCTCGGAAGCATGATGCCAATTCCGAGAAGGTGGTCATTGAAGTATTAGCATTTGAAATAGCAAGCTTGATGTCCAAGCTAGTTAATTTATGGCAGTCTTTGAGTGATAAACAGATTGTTAGATTTAGGGAGGAAATCACAAATTCGGTGGGCATAAAAAAGCTTGTCTCAGATgatgataattttattgaacGTTTGATCTGTTTGGAGATACTTGAGAACATGGCACACGTGGCCGAGTCTGTGGCTAGGCTTGCTAAGAAATGCAGTGATCCAATTTTGAAAGGTTTTGGGAATGCCTTTTATGAGTTTATCACTACAGGCAGTGATCCATATGGGTGGGAATTCACTGGCAAGAAGAtggaaaaaaagattaaaaggaTGGAAAAGTTTATATCAACTAATGCAAGTTTGTATCAAGAGATGGAAGTGCTTGCTGATCTTGAGCAAACTTTTACAAGAGTGAAGGCTAATGGTGAGTCAGATGGTGTAACTTtaatggagtatcagaagaagGTTGCATGGAAGAGGCAGGAGGTGAAGCACTTACAGGATATTTCTTTGTGGAACAGGACATATGATTACACAATACTTCTTTTAGCCAGATCCTTATTCACAACATTCTGTAAGATCAACCATGTATTTGGACTTACAGAGATGGTGGATGTTGGCAGGACCACTAATTCAAGTGTCTTAAATTCAGATTTCGTTTACAGAAGTCAATCGGTTTCTACGATATTGCAATCTTCATTCCACCCATCACATAATAATGTTGCCAGGTTTTCTTCAGGACCCCTCAATGCTATTACTGCTAGATCAGGTCCAATTGGTCGaacaacaaataaaacaagcatTTCTCATTCAGGTCCTCTTGGTGACTCATCCACAAAGTCAGGCCCCATTTTAGGAAAGCAAACAACAAATGCCAATTTTTACTCAGGTCCTCTTGGAAGGAAATTCAATCAATCAGTCCCAGTTACCGgaagaaataaaaagagcaAGATTTGGAGGTTTTATGGACACTCTGTTGCCATAAGTGGGAAGGAAACTACCACAAGACCCAGTCGACTGACTCAAGTAGGACCTTTCAAAGGATGTATGGCTTGGGACAGTTCCATATTCACTGACTGCCAGTCAAGTGCTAGTGGTGTTCATTATGGAACGCAGAATCCCAAAGATGTTAATTCAAACCCTCTTGTTCCTGGAAAAGTAGTTAATCATACTGAATCAGTCTTCAAACCTCTTCGCAAGCTATTAAATCCTCCATCTGAAACCCTGGGTGCTGCTGCTCTAGCACTGCACTATGCAAATGTTATCATTGTGATTGAGAAGCTAGCAGCTTCTTCACACTTGATTGGTCTGGATGCAAGAGATGACCTGTACAACATGTTACCAAGACGTGTGAGAGCTTCCCTAAAGGCCAAGCTAAAGCCATATACCAAGACCATGGCAGCATTGTCATCATCAATCTATGACCCAAGTCTAGCAGAAGAATGGAATGAAGCAATGTCAAGCATACTTGAATGGCTGGCACCACTTGCTCATAACATGATAAGATGGCAGTCTGAGAGAAGTTATGAGCAGCAGAGCTTTGTTTCCCGGACAAATGTGCTGCTGGTACAGACCCTTTACTTTGCAAACCAAGAAAAGACAGAAGAAGTAATCACTGAGCTTCTTGTGGGACTGAATTATGTCTGGAAATATGGTAGGGAGCTCAATGCAAAAGCTCTGGCAGAGTGTGGCAGTTTTAGGGTAGACAATGAATATCCTAATCTGAATGGATAA
- the LOC114410310 gene encoding phosphomevalonate kinase, peroxisomal-like isoform X2, which translates to MGEVVSSAPGKVLMTGGYLILERPNAGLVLSTNARFYAIVKPIHHEIKPDSWAWAWTDVRLTSPQLSREALYKLALKNLTIQTVSPSDTRNPFVEYAVQYSVAAAYATFDHNKKELLHKLLLHGLDITILGGNDFYSYRNEIERRGLPLTPESLATLPPFSSITFNTDDADGGNCKPEVAKTGLGSSAAMTTAVVAALLHYLDVVKLSSSKDHRERKDVADLDMVHKIAQTAHCIAQGKVGSGFDVSSAVYGSQRYVRFSPEVISSTKVADIAVPLSDGITEIIKGNWDHDTTEFSLPPLMSLLLGEPGTGGSSTPSMVGAVKKWQKSDPQKSLDTWTRLSEANSALEMQLNLLSKLAKEQWNAYKSVIDSCSMLRPDKWIEQASEPNKEAVIKALLGAKEAMLGIRYHMRLMGEAAGVPIEPEPQTQLLDATMNLEGVLLAGVPGAGGFDAVFAVTLGDSSSNVTKVWSSLNVLALLVKEDPCGVCLEKADPRTNGITSAVSSIHIE; encoded by the exons ATGGGCGA GGTTGTTAGTTCAGCTCCCGGGAAAGTGTTAATGACCGGTGGTTACCTGATTTTGGAGCGACCCAATGCAGGACTTGTCCTCAGCACAAACGCTCGTTTTTACGCCATCGTCAAACCAATTCATCACGAAATCAAACCTGATTCCTGGGCATGG GCATGGACAGATGTCAGATTAACCTCTCCTCAACTCTCCAGAGAAGCCCTCTACAAACTCGCTCTCAAAAATCTCACCATCCAAACCGTTTCCCCAAG TGATACGAGAAATCCTTTTGTGGAATATGCGGTGCAGTATTCCGTGGCTGCTGCTTACGCAACGTTTGACCATAATAAAAAGGAGCTGTTGCACAAACTACTTTTACATG GTCTTGACATTACAATTTTGGGTGGCAATGATTTTTATTCGTATAGGAATGAG ATTGAGAGACGTGGACTCCCTTTGACTCCGGAATCATTGGCCACCCTTCCTCCCTTTTCCTCCATTACTTTCAATACCGATGATGCCGATGGAGGGAATTGCAAGCCTGAAGTGGCTAAAACTGGTTTGGGCTCTTCTGCAGCGATGACAACGGCTGTAGTTGCTGCTCTACTTCATTACCTGGATGTTGTAAAGCTTTCCTCTTCGAAAGATCATCGGGAAAGGAAGGATGTTGCAGATCTTGATATGGTGCATAAAATAGCTCAAACTGCACACTGTATTGCACAGGGGAAAGTTGGCAGTGGGTTTGATGTCAGCTCAGCTGTGTATGGCAGTCAGCGCTATGTGCGGTTTTCACCGGAAGTGATTTCTTCCACTAAG GTTGCAGATATAGCAGTGCCTTTATCAGATGGTATCACTGAAATTATAAAAGGAAATTGGGACCATGACACGACTGAGTTCTCTCTACCACCTTTGATGTCTCTT ttactAGGAGAACCTGGAACTGGTGGATCATCCACGCCATCGATGGTTGGTGCTGTTAAAAAATGGCAAAAGTCTGACCCTCAGAAATCCCTGGACACATGGACAAGATTGTCAGAGGCAAATTCAGCATTGGAAATGCAACTAAACTTGTTAAGCAAATTAGCAAAGGAACAATGGAATGCATATAAATCTGTGATTGACAGCTGCAGCATGCTCAGACCAGACAAG TGGATAGAACAAGCTTCTGAACCTAACAAGGAAGCAGTTATTAAAGCACTGCTTGGAGCAAAAGAAGCCATGCTGGGGATTAGATATCATATGCGCCTAATGGGCGAGGCTGCAGGTGTTCCA ATTGAACCAGAACCACAAACACAACTTTTAGATGCTACAATGAACTTGGAAGGAGTATTGTTGGCTGGAGTTCCAGGGGCAGGAGGATTTGATGCAGTCTTTGCTGTTACTTTGGGAGATTCGAGCAGCAATGTGACAAAAGTATGGAGTTCACTCAATGTCCTTGCCTTGTTGGTTAAAGAAGATCCTTGTGGCGTTTGTTTAGAAAAGGCTGATCCACGAACCAATGGAATCACATCAGCTGTGTCTTCAATTCATATTGAATAA
- the LOC114410311 gene encoding mRNA cap guanine-N7 methyltransferase 2-like isoform X2: MSQSTQQRLYDFAKMALINIFAHPYATVCDLYCGDADADKWVDAQIGHYIGIDAPSSGIEQMREAWEIHRKSYTAEFFELDPCTNTETHLEEKTNVADVVCCLQHLQLCFETEEKARKLLHNVSSLLKPGGYFLGITPDSSTIWAKYQRNVEAYHNKSSSMKPNIVPNCIRTENYMITFEVEEEKFPLFGKKYQLKFANDVSAETHCLVHFPSFIRLAREAGLEYVEIQNLTEFYDDNRAQLAGLLTHYVPNLLDPRGRLLPRSYDALGLYTTFIFQKPDPEIAPPIATPLLPDVSYNLDEVTIRPDDEIINGHAVEPAIGLGKISEQKGILGPGPADLRFPEAL; this comes from the exons ATGAGTCAGTCTACACAGCAGCGCCTCTATGATTTCGCCAAAATGGCTCTCATCAACATCTTCGCTCACCCCTACGCCACG GTGTGCGACTTGTACTGTGGGGATGCCGACGCTGATAAATGGGTCGACGCTCAAATTGGCCACTACATTGGAATTG ATGCGCCTTCGTCTGGCATAGAGCAAATGCGAGAAGCTTGGGAGATTCACAGGAAATCCTACACTGCCGAGTTCTTTGAGCTTGATCCTTGCACG AATACAGAAACGCATTTGGAGGAGAAGACTAACGTGGCTGATGTTGTCTGCTGTTTGCAGCATTTGCAG CTGTGTTTTGAGACTGAAGAGAAAGCACGGAAACTGCTGCATAATGTGTCATCTCTGCTGAAACCTGGGGGTTATTTTCTTGGTATTACTCCTGACTCATCTACCATATG GGCCAAGTACCAGAGGAATGTTGAAGCCTATCACAACAAAAGCAGCAGCATGAAGCCAAACATTGTTCCCAACTGCATCCGGACAGAGAATTACATGATTACTTTTGAAGTTGAAGAAGAAAA GTTTCCGTTATTTGGAAAGAAATACCAGCTAAAATTTGCTAATGATGTCTCTGCTGAAACCCATTGCTTGGTTCATTTTCCAAGTTTCATCAG GTTGGCCAGGGAAGCTGGTCTTGAGTACGTGgagattcaaaatttgaccgAGTTTTATGATGACAACAG AGCACAATTAGCAGGCCTGCTAACGCACTATGTTCCAAACCTCTTGGATCCTAGGGGGAGACTTCTTCCTCGTTCATATGATGCACTAG GTCTCTACACcacatttatatttcaaaagcCTGACCCGGAAATTGCACCCCCAATTGCGACTCCATTATTGCCAGATGTTAGTTATAATCTCGACGag GTAACCATTCGGCCAGATGATGAAATAATAAATGGGCATGCAGTAGAACCTGCTATTGGGCTGGGCAAGATAAGCGAACAAAAAGGGATATTGGGCCCAGGCCCTGCAGATTTACGTTTTCCAGAAGCACTTTGA
- the LOC114410311 gene encoding mRNA cap guanine-N7 methyltransferase 2-like isoform X4, which translates to MSQSTQQRLYDFAKMALINIFAHPYATVCDLYCGDADADKWVDAQIGHYIGIDAPSSGIEQMREAWEIHRKSYTAEFFELDPCTKNTETHLEEKTNVADVVCCLQHLQLCFETEEKARKLLHNVSSLLKPGGYFLGITPDSSTIWAKYQRNVEAYHNKSSSMKPNIVPNCIRTENYMITFEVEEEKFPLFGKKYQLKFANDVSAETHCLVHFPSFIRLAREAGLEYVEIQNLTEFYDDNSRPANALCSKPLGS; encoded by the exons ATGAGTCAGTCTACACAGCAGCGCCTCTATGATTTCGCCAAAATGGCTCTCATCAACATCTTCGCTCACCCCTACGCCACG GTGTGCGACTTGTACTGTGGGGATGCCGACGCTGATAAATGGGTCGACGCTCAAATTGGCCACTACATTGGAATTG ATGCGCCTTCGTCTGGCATAGAGCAAATGCGAGAAGCTTGGGAGATTCACAGGAAATCCTACACTGCCGAGTTCTTTGAGCTTGATCCTTGCACG AAGAATACAGAAACGCATTTGGAGGAGAAGACTAACGTGGCTGATGTTGTCTGCTGTTTGCAGCATTTGCAG CTGTGTTTTGAGACTGAAGAGAAAGCACGGAAACTGCTGCATAATGTGTCATCTCTGCTGAAACCTGGGGGTTATTTTCTTGGTATTACTCCTGACTCATCTACCATATG GGCCAAGTACCAGAGGAATGTTGAAGCCTATCACAACAAAAGCAGCAGCATGAAGCCAAACATTGTTCCCAACTGCATCCGGACAGAGAATTACATGATTACTTTTGAAGTTGAAGAAGAAAA GTTTCCGTTATTTGGAAAGAAATACCAGCTAAAATTTGCTAATGATGTCTCTGCTGAAACCCATTGCTTGGTTCATTTTCCAAGTTTCATCAG GTTGGCCAGGGAAGCTGGTCTTGAGTACGTGgagattcaaaatttgaccgAGTTTTATGATGACAACAG CAGGCCTGCTAACGCACTATGTTCCAAACCTCTTGGATCCTAG